TCTCGGCGATTCAACCTTGCCGCGGTGTCGGAGGTCTAGGCAATGCAATTGGTAGGCCGAAGTGTTGTGACCTATACGATGCCGTACAGGCAACGCGGAGGGTGAAGCGGTGGCGGGGCATATCAGCCGTTTAGGCTCAACACCTTCGTCGCTGAGCTTGCCGAGCCACCCGATTGCACGCTCCGGCCAACGCCGCAATACAACCTAGCAGAACCGACATCGAGGGCTCTGGCACGACCGCTCCTTCAGGAGCCGCTTTTACGTTGCGCTGCCACACCAGAAAGTCATTTCCATCGGTGTCGAGATCTCCGTCCGCGTCGGCCAAAGAGTCTACACCGAAGGAAGCTTTCCATTGGTTCAAGTCAGTACCATCAACAATTCCATCGCGTGTGAAGTCACCGATCGCCGGCGGGTGATGTGCGGAAAGAAATGAAGTACTGAAGGCGCCCGCGCGGGCGCTATCCCAGGCCATCTCCGCCGCATGGCCGAGATAATCGATGCTGACAACTAACGCAGCTGGTCTGAATTCAAATGAGACACTGTCGTGCAACTGGCTATTAGTGTTGGGGCCTACTAACGAGTAATAAGTGTCTAGAACCTTGTCGACATGCTGAAACGATTCGGCAACCGTGATATAGGATTCGTCGCTGAGCGACGTGCCTCCCAAGTGCGCAGATGCGCCGACGAACCTTTTCCCTGAAATAATCGAGGCAGGAGTCAGTTGCACATGAAATCCAACTGACGCGTCTGATGATGCGCCACCACGACGATCGTCGAACGCGCCGACCACCTTGACCCCGAACGCGCCATTTTGGTCGCGGAACCCGAATATGCCGACATTCTGTGGCAACGGCATGTCTTCCGTTCGTGCATAGGAGAAATCTGAGATGAGTAAATCTCCGACGATGATACCCTCTGTGCTACTTATCCCAATAAGGTCGGACAAGCGAACATCAAACCATGTACTTGAATCTTCGGGTTCGGGAGTTAGGTCGACGAATCCACCATGCGCAGTAGTGCAACTGACGACGAACATGGCTGAGAAGATGGCGATGTATCGGAGAGTAGAGGCCATGGCAAGCTAACCACCTGGACTGGCTGTGAGGCAATTAAGCTAATCTGGTCTGGCCTCATGCGAATTGCAAGCGTTGGCGGGAATCGGTCGCACAGATTGAGCGCTGGCGTCCAAACCCGTAGATACCGCCTTGGCCGCGGAGTCGACCGCCGCGATTCTGCGCCTTCGGCCTGCGCAGCTGCTGCGATTCTCGGCGCCGACTAACCTGTGCCCTCAGTCTGACTAGGGCGGAGAACCCGCGGTGCTCCGCGTGTGCATGGCGCTCGCACTCAATTGCTCAGGAACGTCTCAGGCCGCAGGCACGTTAGCACCGTCGCACCAGTCATGAGGTTGAGCGTCACATAGACAACGAACGCCTGAATAATTTGGCCTCTGTACGGAACCGAGATCTGTGATCCACGCACTGGCTTTGGCTCGCCAACCGTTATTTCGCCAAGTTGTTCGCCATCGAGCGTCGCAAGATACGTCATTGCTCCACTCTGAACTCGGAGCGGTGCAATTGCAACAGAGGGATCGCCAATGATTTGTAAGCTCATGGGTCGTAAAAGTTGACGGTCTACAAGTAGTTTCCGTCCGAATCAGCGCGGGCGTCGGGAACGCGCGAATATCTTTGACAATTGAACCATTAGCCCCGCCGGAGCGACTCGCAAACCCAGGCGGGGCGAGTCCAAAGCGACGTCGGGCGGCGCCATAACGGTTGAATTTCGACGCACACATGCAATGGCATCGCCGATAGTCGTGATGCGGAGCGCGTCATTGCCTGAGATCGCAACGTCAAAGTCCTGTTCTAGGTCGCAAACGATCTCGACAAGATCGAGAGAGTCGACTGTCAGGTCACCAGCGAATGAGCTGGCCAGAGAAACGCGACTTAGAGGTTGATAACCAATCAGCGTCAGACGAGTCTGAAACCATTCAAGTATGGCATCACATGCGCCGCAGCATTGGTCAGCGGTCAGTGTTGCTGCAGCGGCGCCACAGACCGGGCAATCTAACTGGTTCGTGACGACTTCTTGTCGAAGCATTAAAGGTGCTCGAGCATAGTCGCGTCCTGCGATCTAGATCAAGTGACGCTAACTTGCGTTACTTCCGAACTGCATGACTTGCCCCGCACTGAGCAGGATCAGTTACCTGATATTGTGTCCAGCGAATGATACCCAGTGTTGTGCGGAGAGTCTTTTTTATTTGCAGCCGTGATGGAATTTCGCGGCCATTCACAAGATGAAGGAAGTCGACACTCGTGCACTTTGCGCGGCGTTATCAGTGCTATCGCGGGGCGCTGATGCCTAGGCGATGCCGACGATCGAGTTCGACGACGAAGAGTTGGTCACCGGGACCTGAACCCGGCTGTTTTGCCAATTCAATTGCCCCTCGGAATTAGCGAATCTGGCGAGGCGCTCGTTTTTGGCTTAGTCCAGAGCTCCCGCCTGATATCACGGGTAGACTGGCTCATCACACCCCACTCTTCGGAGAGTAGCCATGTCCCTGAGCATCCGCGATTTCAAAGTCTACATGCCGGCGAAGGATTTCAGCCTGTCGAAGAAGTTCTATTCCGCTTTGGGCTTCACACAGTCAGAAGGATGGGGAGGCACGGCAGACTTCGCGCTGAACGGCTTCCGATTTCGCCTGCAAGACTTCTACGTCAAAGACTGGGCCGAGAACTTCATGGTCGTCATTAATGTCGACGATGCCGAAGAGTGGCGGGCGCGGGCGTTGGAGTTGGAAGCTACCGGGGAGTTCTCCGGCATGTCCGTGCGACCTCTGGAGAAAACCGGCGACACGGTGCTGTTTCACGTCCTTGACCCGACTGGCGTCCTGCTCATCTTCGTTCAGTAGCGAGCGACCTTCGCACCGACGCCACGCAATGGGCCAGGCGGAGAGCAGCCGACGCCCTCGGCCCTCGCCGCTTGAGAATGTGTGCATGGCGTCCAGTCGACCAGCGTGGCATGCCGCTGCGGGCCATACGCTGTGCTGAACTGACGCTAGCTAGGCCTACAACGCAATTTCGTCGGAGCGAATGCTCGGCACAGAAATCGCATCCGCACAGCTGTGCTTACTATACACCCGAATCACCGGGCCGAACGGATGGGGCCGCATATGGCGATCGAAAATAAAAGCACGCACGCGTCGTGCTCCAAGTGCGGTGCGATCTACACCCTAAAATCAGTTCCTGCTCACTACCCCGACCGCCAAACGCTAACATGTCGCCGCTGCCAAGCGGTCGTCTTCACCGCCTCTTCAATTGAGTCCTACTGGATTGAACCTCGCGTCGAGGACCTCGATCGATGAACTCCCTTCGATACGCTATGGCGATTGCCTGCTTCGCGGCGAGCGTAGCGTGCTTGGTTCTGTGGGGCAGGAGCTACTGGTACTTTGAAACTTGGTCTCGACTGTCAAGTACGGGCGTACTTTTAAGAATGGAAGACTGCGTGGGATCCGGGCGGGTAAGCCTCTACGACCTGCCAGGCTTCGCTCCAGGTTGGGGATACCACTCGTCAGCTGCATTTGACTCTTCCGTGTATTTCAATATCGACACGGAAGGCGCGTTTGGCTTTCACCAGACCCCGGCAGCGGAGATGCACTTTCCCCTCTGGTATCCTGCCCTCGTCTTCGCACTCGCCGCCCTCTCGGCGGTGCGTCTCGGCCGCCGGTTCACGCTGCGGTCGGCATTGGTGGGAACGAGCGTCGTTGCTGCGTTACTGGGGATGGTGGTGGCGTTGTAGTCGCATGAAAAAGCCCCCGTCGCGCACCGGCACGACGGGGGCGAATTCAAATGCTACTTTTCTGGCTCAACGACGTTGACCTTGCCGGTCCAGGTCACTTCATTGCCGTCACCGCCGTTGGGCGTGTACTTGATCGTAAGTTTGGCTTCGCCAGCTTTCTTTGGCTTAAACAGCACCCATGTATAGCCGCCGCCCATCATGTCTTCGCCTTTCTCGTTGGTGCGAATTCCTTGGACGCGCCCGAGCCGCTGCAATACGCCCTCTGGCTCGGTCTCCACTTTCTTGAACTTCGTGGGTCGGCTGCCAGTGTCGTCGACTTGCAGAATCAGCAGGCCGCCAACGTTAATTTCCTTGGCTGGCGGATCGCTCTTAGCGGCCCCCTCTGGGCTAACAACGGGCATGATGATGGAGTGACCGTTGAAAGCGGCCATACCGCCGCCGTCTGCGGCGTGTTCGGCTACTTCCGCGCCAACTGCTACGCCCGCTTCTGCAGCCTTCCGCAGACGCTCGCGGCGTTGCGTGTTCTGCGCGGAAGCCCGGTTCACGGCAGCAACGAGGCCTACGACCACTAAGCCCGCTACAACTACATTCCTTCGTAACATGGTTTCGCCTCCCTAAAAGGTGCGACGCCAAAGCGGCGTTCGCGAGGCGATAGTGTACACGATTGGCCGATGGGAAATGCGGCGGTTTAGTGTTGTCACGTCAGCATCGCCGATGCCTCGCAGAAAAAGAGAGCGGCGACCGGCGTTGATGAGCTTGCCAGTCGCCGCTCCTGATGGCGGGAACGCCCGACTCGACCCGGTAATGAGCGGGCCGGGGAATCGTTGCGTCGGTCCGCATTGTGGCGGAAGCAGCCCCCCCGCTTCAAGTATAAGGCAGAAATGAAGACGCTTTGACAATCGGCAATCAGGTTCGGTCGCACCTATTGGCACGCATTTAGCGTAGTTTCACGGAGGCAAACCAGCGGCCAAGCGTTCCGCCCTCGCCGTTGCTGCCCGCGACGCGGGGCGGAATGCTAGGTCGATAAACAAACGGGGGAAAAATGAACGCTGCTGTCGCTGCCTACGCGGTCCCACGAATCTTCGCCGAGCTTCCCTATACGCACTCGTGGCTCAAGATTTGTCAGCATGCCGAGCGACTTGACCGCGCTGAGATCACCGAGTTCGATACGAACGTTGAAGGTACTTGGCTGCGTTTTTTCTACCGCGATTACATCTTCTCAATCGGCGAGCGCGGCGCGCGCGTCCAACTAACGGTAAATGACGCCGACTGCCCTACCGACGTGATGCTTGAGGTGAACGAACATTTCGCGGCACTACTCGCGCCGCACCTGCGGCATTGCTAGAACGCCAAGCCTGAGCGGCGGCCCGCTGAGTCTCTGACTGGGGCGGCGGGTCGCCGCCAGTTTATTACTATGACTTTTCGCCGTCGACCTCACCAGGAATACCGAGAGGCAGCAACGTTCGGGCTACCGGTACACGACGAAGAACATTCGGAGCGCGAGCCTACAATCGAAGTAAGCAACCATGACGACGACCGACAATCAAAGGCGGGAGACCTTCAAACTTGAAGGGATGAAGTACGACATTGTCGTTCAGCAGCAGGCTAGCGGTGACTTCGCAGGCGAATGGTATTGTTCAGCGTGCGACCGTGGCGACGTGTGCCCGGTGCGGCAGCCGTCCGAGAAATCGCTGCGACAGTGGACCCGACACTGCATCGCCATTCATCACGCACTTGAGCACATGGAAGAGTAAGGGGGATGCACAATGCCACGCGGCGACAAATCTAAGTACACGGACAAGCAGAAGCGCAAAGCGGAGCACCTCGCCGAGAGCTACGAAGAGCGCGGCGACTCAGCGAAGACCGCGAAGCGCAAAGCCTGGGCGACTGTCAACAAAGACAGTGGCGGCGGCAATAAGAGCGGATCAGGCAGAGGCAAGCCTGACACAAACGAGTCAGCTAAGAAAGGCGGGCGCAAGGGCGGCGCGGCTACGGCTAAGAAGTCTGCTAAAAAGAAGACCGCCAAGAAGAAGGCTGCAAAGAAGGCAACGAAGAAGAAGTCGCCCAAGAAGAAGGCCGCGAAGAAGAAGCCAGCCAAGGGGAAAGGTACGAAACGCAAGGCTAGCAAGAAGTCCTCGTGATAAATTAGCCCCGTGTCGAAGCTGGTTCTTCGAGAGAGGGACTAGTAGACCGGGGCCATTTTATGCGCCGACCACTTCGCGCTCCGTCCTCCTGCGCCTTGCAATCTCACTCGACGGAGACTGCCGTTTTGTTTCGAATGCAGGTGACGCCCACGGCGAGTCCGCATACGATTTGAGACTTCGCTAATGACACATCGCGAGTTTGGAACATGGACTCCTGCATCATTCA
This sequence is a window from Lacipirellula parvula. Protein-coding genes within it:
- a CDS encoding acyl carrier protein, producing MLRQEVVTNQLDCPVCGAAAATLTADQCCGACDAILEWFQTRLTLIGYQPLSRVSLASSFAGDLTVDSLDLVEIVCDLEQDFDVAISGNDALRITTIGDAIACVRRNSTVMAPPDVALDSPRLGLRVAPAGLMVQLSKIFARSRRPR
- a CDS encoding plasmid stabilization protein; translation: MPRGDKSKYTDKQKRKAEHLAESYEERGDSAKTAKRKAWATVNKDSGGGNKSGSGRGKPDTNESAKKGGRKGGAATAKKSAKKKTAKKKAAKKATKKKSPKKKAAKKKPAKGKGTKRKASKKSS